A DNA window from Campylobacter anatolicus contains the following coding sequences:
- a CDS encoding Mur ligase family protein, which produces MKLEQFLQDKPLFYKEIDYTRMPRAWASIKLNLKPFKIIHIIGTNGKGSTGRFLAQILRLNGVSVGHYTSPHIFKFNERFWLNGEIVSDELLQDTHERLLSMLSDEFRVKTSYFEYATLLAAVLFESCDYFICEAGMGGELDATNVFDKCLSVFTPIGIDHISTLGNTLEAISATKFKAMCDTALLNDDMNETSVKIAFNIAKSLGSNLKFASETLNDNDKKQIKIYADKFDLADFLHSNLTLASAVAKILLEKLDISNLTDLDLRGRCEKIASNLYVDVGHNELGAVAIVSKFSSNEFKDKKLTLIYNTFMDKDFHAVLSVLKPILKQVLIYHYDCDGRELGGKNLIKALDKLGIIYRKFDNSDMSEILVKNSDEIYLAFGSFYLVEAFLRDYYAGKGL; this is translated from the coding sequence ATGAAATTAGAGCAGTTTTTACAAGATAAGCCACTATTTTATAAAGAGATAGACTACACGCGTATGCCGCGTGCTTGGGCTAGCATAAAGTTAAATTTAAAGCCATTTAAAATAATACACATAATCGGCACAAATGGGAAAGGCTCAACTGGGCGATTCCTAGCTCAAATTTTACGTCTAAATGGCGTTAGTGTTGGGCATTACACTAGTCCGCATATATTTAAATTTAATGAGCGTTTTTGGCTAAATGGTGAAATTGTTAGTGATGAGCTACTTCAAGACACTCACGAGCGACTTTTGAGTATGCTAAGTGATGAATTTCGCGTAAAAACTAGCTATTTTGAGTATGCCACACTCCTTGCAGCAGTGCTTTTTGAGAGTTGTGATTATTTCATTTGTGAAGCTGGTATGGGTGGTGAGCTTGACGCGACAAATGTTTTTGATAAGTGTTTAAGTGTATTTACTCCCATTGGTATCGACCACATTTCAACTTTAGGTAATACGCTAGAAGCGATCAGTGCGACTAAATTTAAAGCGATGTGTGATACGGCTTTATTAAATGATGATATGAATGAAACAAGCGTTAAGATCGCATTTAACATCGCTAAAAGTTTAGGTTCAAATCTTAAATTTGCTAGTGAAACTTTAAATGATAATGATAAAAAACAGATAAAAATATATGCTGATAAATTTGATTTGGCTGATTTTTTGCATTCAAATTTAACTCTTGCAAGTGCGGTAGCTAAAATTTTGTTAGAAAAGCTAGATATATCAAATTTGACTGATTTAGATCTTCGTGGTAGGTGTGAAAAGATAGCGTCAAATTTATACGTAGATGTTGGACACAACGAGCTTGGTGCAGTTGCGATCGTGAGTAAATTTAGTAGTAATGAGTTTAAAGATAAAAAATTAACACTTATTTACAATACCTTTATGGATAAAGATTTTCACGCGGTTTTAAGCGTATTAAAGCCTATTTTAAAACAGGTTTTGATCTATCATTATGATTGCGATGGGCGTGAACTAGGTGGCAAAAATTTGATAAAAGCTCTTGATAAACTTGGTATCATATATCGTAAGTTCGACAATAGTGATATGAGTGAAATTTTAGTTAAAAATAGTGATGAAATTTATCTAGCATTTGGTTCGTTTTACCTTGTTGAGGCGTTTTTAAGGGATTATTATGCAGGCAAAGGTTTATGA
- a CDS encoding GGDEF domain-containing protein, translating into MAAISVSQIVKEALTEIKNRHLMLTPENYTDIFNEISKKYGFVTEESRKIEKYISRLSLEYRNQASNLNIKTIDEFVAFMTARLVRNSSQQNTQTSAIDENIFKSLNSFARRVLQAITVLHNKNAKILAEDGMKLLAQKYDDKDLDAMREKWFKFIDSYNPEFLDFLKYYGVRSFDDLPMMSKELENFLTLKQDRSGIALIADLIMFALEPSITNELTSELNELKNEITQNPTLLETQELRDKIKGFVERRIEEDKAEIKQQIGSLNDVLESIGDKISEIVISSNLSSQKMQNIRQNIKDISLNTNTIGQVKNMILEVANALEIESQEFGIEMSNNQATISDLQNRVSSLEKELEAAKLESQEDYLTKVATKRALMKELDKIESSYKRYGHDYSLCFVDIDFFKNINDNYGHDAGDIILSTVAKILKKNLRDIDFVGRYGGEEFVILLPSASLKDAVKCADKLRVMIDGFKFIYKTDRIKVSISSGVATRGANASSALTLEAADKMLYAAKQGGRNQVMPKIIDEI; encoded by the coding sequence TAATGCTCACGCCTGAAAATTATACTGATATTTTTAATGAAATTTCTAAAAAATATGGCTTTGTAACAGAAGAGAGTCGAAAGATTGAAAAGTATATCTCAAGACTTAGTCTTGAATACAGAAATCAAGCTTCGAATTTAAATATAAAAACGATAGATGAATTTGTTGCATTTATGACAGCACGACTTGTAAGAAACTCATCTCAGCAAAATACTCAGACTTCTGCCATAGATGAAAATATATTTAAGTCTTTAAATAGCTTTGCTAGGCGAGTTTTGCAAGCTATCACAGTGCTTCATAATAAAAATGCAAAGATTTTAGCAGAAGATGGAATGAAGTTGCTCGCTCAAAAATACGATGATAAAGACCTAGACGCTATGCGTGAGAAGTGGTTTAAATTTATAGATAGTTACAATCCTGAATTTTTAGATTTTCTTAAGTATTATGGCGTGAGAAGCTTTGATGATCTGCCTATGATGAGTAAGGAGCTTGAAAATTTCTTAACGCTCAAACAAGACAGATCTGGTATCGCACTTATAGCAGATCTTATCATGTTTGCTCTTGAACCAAGTATCACAAATGAACTGACAAGTGAATTAAATGAGTTAAAAAATGAGATAACTCAAAATCCAACTTTGCTTGAAACACAAGAGTTACGAGATAAGATAAAGGGCTTTGTGGAGCGTCGTATTGAAGAGGATAAAGCTGAGATAAAGCAACAGATAGGCTCATTAAATGACGTCTTAGAAAGCATTGGCGATAAAATTTCAGAGATAGTCATTAGTTCAAACTTAAGCTCACAAAAGATGCAAAATATAAGGCAAAACATCAAAGATATAAGTCTAAATACAAACACAATAGGGCAGGTCAAAAATATGATATTAGAGGTCGCAAATGCCCTTGAGATCGAGAGTCAAGAGTTTGGTATAGAGATGAGCAACAATCAAGCAACTATATCTGATTTGCAAAATCGCGTAAGCTCTCTTGAAAAGGAGCTTGAAGCCGCAAAACTTGAGAGTCAAGAGGATTATCTAACCAAAGTCGCAACAAAACGTGCGTTAATGAAAGAACTTGATAAGATTGAAAGCTCATATAAGCGTTACGGACATGATTACTCGCTATGTTTTGTAGATATTGACTTCTTTAAAAATATAAATGATAACTATGGGCACGACGCTGGAGATATTATACTCTCGACCGTAGCTAAAATTTTAAAGAAAAACTTGCGTGATATTGACTTTGTCGGTCGATATGGTGGCGAAGAATTTGTCATACTTCTTCCTAGTGCTAGTTTAAAAGATGCTGTAAAATGTGCAGATAAGCTTAGAGTTATGATAGATGGGTTTAAATTTATATATAAGACGGATAGGATCAAGGTTAGTATAAGCTCAGGCGTGGCGACTAGAGGTGCAAATGCTAGTAGTGCTTTGACACTTGAAGCGGCCGATAAGATGCTGTATGCTGCAAAACAGGGCGGACGTAACCAAGTAATGCCAAAGATCATCGATGAAATTTAA